The stretch of DNA TCGTTTGCTTTATGAGCTGTGTTGTTTGCTTTATGTGTTTCTAGAATCTAATATGGAGTGATGAAGAAACCCGGTTGTACCTTGAACTTCGACTTGAAGAGAATCTAAAAGGCAATATAAGAAAACACATAGTGAATGAAGTAGGGAGACAAACGATTATATCCAAGTTCTATGATACATTTGGAGAGAAGCATACTTGGATAAAATTTAGGAACAAGTTTAATACTTGTAAGAAGCAATACTCAGGTTTTAAGAAATTAACTCATAGAACTGGAATGAGCTATCATCCCAATGGGTCCATAGACATGAGTGATGATTGGTGGGATGAGCGTTATAAGGTATATAGCTTCCtctttagaatttgttttcttcttctgtggtCTCTAGTTTATTAagtatcctttttattttaggagTGGCCTGGAGCTAGAAAGATAAAGGATAAACCAATGCCAAACGCTGATTTAATGGAACAAATGTTAGGGTCAATTCATATAACTGGAGCCGAGGGTTGGAGTGCTCAACAGGGTGAAAGCCATTTAGACAACAACATGATGTTAGATGAAGATGAGGCTGCATCTGAATCTACGTGATTCCTACTGGTGATAGAGCAATGGAGACTCTACGTGATGTTATAACTGAAAAGATAGGAAGAGGACTTCAACTTCCGTATTAGCATCACAACCAGTGTTCTAAAACGCGCTATGCGGTTGCTACGCGGTGGAtaaacgcctagcgcctagccgTATATGCGGGTGCCTAAGCGGAATGTAGgcgaattatatattttagatatatgaatatatatttatataaaaataatatatatatatatataggatgaaaAGTTATAcactttaattttagaaaacataaaacaaaaatatagtatcaaatattatattcaataaactcttatctatcaaaatagtttagaaTCTATAATAAtctcacattttaaaaaaaaaaaacataatcgattcaaaaacttgtaaaattgacaaaa from Camelina sativa cultivar DH55 chromosome 9, Cs, whole genome shotgun sequence encodes:
- the LOC104715732 gene encoding L10-interacting MYB domain-containing protein-like, yielding MNETSFIELLPLKHLIVVACFFEFKRHKEKIMTSIPGTDFDYLFALLVVEVSLSLVTGQNLIWSDEETRLYLELRLEENLKGNIRKHIVNEVGRQTIISKFYDTFGEKHTWIKFRNKFNTCKKQYSGFKKLTHRTGMSYHPNGSIDMSDDWWDERYKEWPGARKIKDKPMPNADLMEQMLGSIHITGAEGWSAQQGESHLDNNMMLDEDEAASEST